Proteins co-encoded in one Deinococcus malanensis genomic window:
- a CDS encoding metalloenzyme domain protein: MKVWIALDGVGHPLDAPAGSAWEQDLPALRPLVDRGAALDATLGIAGQPQSGTGQCCWLTGQDAVRIMGEHFGPHPGPTLQRLLTRHSLPVRLTQAGARVALTNHYAPAFFEAQRRRARLGCFPFSFQAAGLPLNPSGLPLVSASLGLDYRAPWLEQTLSLTDVLTLGTALGRCARDWDLLVLDLWFSDLLGHAGRDPTPGEVTRAARSYLVRVDALLTGLLSSGAEVVLSSDHGNMENLRVKAHTLARVPLAASFTAVSGPGTVVHGGQWLSAWAGLPEADREG, translated from the coding sequence GTGAAGGTGTGGATCGCGCTCGATGGCGTGGGTCACCCCCTCGACGCTCCCGCTGGCAGCGCCTGGGAACAGGACCTGCCGGCCCTGCGCCCGCTGGTGGACCGTGGCGCCGCTCTGGACGCCACCCTGGGCATAGCCGGCCAGCCGCAGTCCGGGACCGGGCAGTGCTGCTGGCTGACCGGACAGGATGCGGTGCGCATCATGGGCGAGCACTTCGGGCCTCATCCGGGGCCTACTCTTCAGCGCCTGCTGACCCGGCATAGCCTGCCCGTGCGCCTGACCCAGGCCGGGGCACGTGTGGCCCTGACCAACCACTATGCCCCGGCGTTTTTCGAGGCGCAGCGTCGGCGCGCCCGGCTGGGCTGTTTTCCCTTCTCGTTTCAGGCTGCAGGTCTGCCCCTGAATCCCTCCGGACTGCCGCTGGTGTCGGCCTCATTGGGCCTGGACTACCGTGCGCCCTGGCTGGAACAGACCCTGAGCCTCACTGACGTGCTGACTCTGGGCACCGCGCTTGGCCGCTGCGCCCGGGACTGGGATCTGCTGGTGCTGGACCTGTGGTTCAGTGACCTGCTGGGGCACGCCGGCCGCGACCCCACGCCGGGCGAGGTGACACGGGCTGCCCGGAGCTATCTGGTCCGGGTTGACGCCCTGCTGACGGGCCTCCTGAGCAGCGGAGCAGAGGTGGTCTTGAGCAGTGATCACGGCAACATGGAGAACCTGCGGGTCAAGGCCCACACCCTGGCCCGGGTGCCCCTGGCAGCTTCTTTTACGGCCGTGAGCGGTCCTGGGACTGTGGTACACGGCGGACAGTGGCTGAGCGCCTGGGCGGGTCTCCCCGAGGCAGACCGGGAAGGCTGA
- a CDS encoding phosphotransferase, with product MIRRQTRLHLLCVHPDGQRFARQSVSVDLATYYGENVLEAAPPAWKAQLGRRLSFASQGEVNGVRHSETTWLLHATGAMSWQALGAAPEQVQVEVRAAARPNRTPWFHPDWQRQAAAWISEQLQRRGLRQVAAPRVLKHWQISLLWQVPTCSGPVYFKAVPEHFRHEVPVTVQLAGKVPGAAPPVLACDPEQGFLLMADAGAPLEPDLKAVMLHLAGVQQASVTLIPELNLPDHGPAHIASRLDHLLSDEVLMVGESGGLTCDEAHLLRAARPGLEAALSRLEASSLPRTLGHADLHGGNVVCGPGGLTFLDWSDASLTHPFLDAQPEYFFPTGHAPDPAELACATEAYLRCWTDHASLGELRALHADALRAAELLRALGYVDGIQPFMDDPAEWRGAHLLHLRQLLTGAPEAPGDLRPAHREGRGYLSTSGSGGSGARARRTR from the coding sequence ATGATCCGGCGCCAGACCCGCCTTCACCTGCTGTGCGTGCACCCGGATGGGCAGCGCTTCGCCCGCCAGAGCGTGAGCGTCGATCTGGCCACCTACTACGGCGAGAACGTGCTGGAAGCTGCACCCCCTGCCTGGAAGGCACAGCTGGGGCGGCGGCTGAGCTTTGCCAGTCAGGGAGAGGTGAACGGTGTGCGCCACAGTGAAACGACCTGGCTGCTGCACGCTACCGGGGCCATGTCCTGGCAGGCACTCGGCGCAGCACCCGAGCAGGTTCAGGTGGAAGTGCGTGCGGCTGCCAGGCCTAACCGCACGCCGTGGTTTCATCCCGACTGGCAGCGGCAGGCAGCAGCCTGGATAAGCGAGCAGCTGCAGAGGCGTGGACTGAGGCAGGTGGCTGCGCCGCGTGTGCTCAAGCACTGGCAGATCAGCCTGCTGTGGCAGGTACCGACCTGCAGCGGCCCCGTGTATTTCAAGGCGGTTCCGGAGCACTTTCGGCACGAGGTTCCGGTCACGGTCCAGCTGGCCGGGAAGGTGCCGGGCGCGGCCCCACCAGTCCTGGCCTGTGACCCTGAACAGGGCTTTTTGCTGATGGCCGATGCCGGTGCCCCGCTGGAGCCGGACCTGAAGGCCGTCATGCTTCATCTGGCCGGTGTTCAGCAGGCGAGCGTGACACTGATCCCTGAGCTGAACCTGCCCGATCATGGCCCGGCACATATCGCCTCCCGCCTGGACCACCTGCTCAGCGACGAGGTGCTGATGGTAGGTGAATCTGGCGGACTGACCTGTGATGAGGCACATCTTCTGCGGGCGGCGCGGCCAGGTCTGGAAGCCGCCCTGAGCCGCCTGGAAGCCAGCAGCCTGCCACGCACGCTGGGGCACGCAGACCTGCACGGGGGCAATGTTGTGTGCGGCCCCGGTGGCCTGACGTTTCTGGACTGGTCGGACGCCAGCCTCACCCACCCGTTCCTGGACGCGCAGCCTGAGTATTTCTTCCCGACCGGCCACGCGCCGGATCCGGCAGAACTGGCCTGCGCCACCGAAGCCTACCTTCGTTGCTGGACCGACCATGCTTCCCTGGGCGAATTGCGGGCCCTGCATGCCGACGCGCTGCGGGCTGCTGAACTGCTGCGCGCGCTGGGGTATGTGGACGGTATTCAGCCTTTCATGGACGACCCCGCGGAGTGGCGTGGAGCACACCTGCTGCACCTGCGCCAGCTGTTGACTGGCGCACCTGAAGCTCCGGGTGATCTCCGCCCTGCCCACCGGGAGGGGCGGGGCTACCTGTCCACCTCCGGGTCAGGAGGCAGCGGCGCCAGAGCCAGGCGCACCAGATAG
- a CDS encoding AAA family ATPase codes for MPGPSEQPREHHRQVRLPALALVALIGARGAGKTTLAAQHFKPEEVASAPPAHSAQDGDLLAPLLQVASTRLAQGELAVVDAPLVRPHDRRRVLDLARQHDVAAVAVVLDLPRALLTQRLGPEGDPAALAAEVTELHRTLHGLEKEGFRRVWVLRSVQDVRQVRMRRVPLAPDRRVLEGPFDIIGDVHGCLPELRSLLERLGYTSGPGATGSGMSPPEGRRAVFLGDLVDRGPDSAGVLRLAMDMVQAGSALCLPGNHEEKLLRALNGKAVRALHGLDVTLKQLHAAGEGFRSEVRAFVQGQPSHLLLDGGRLVVAHAGLPEHFHGRVSGRVRSFALYGDTDGRVDETGLPVRRDWARHYQGDALVVYGHTPVTAPRWLNGTVNIDTGCAFGGYLTALRYPELETVSVPAQEQYAVPGRPLLDAGLLIR; via the coding sequence ATGCCCGGCCCCTCAGAACAGCCCCGTGAACACCACCGCCAGGTGCGCCTGCCTGCCCTGGCCCTGGTGGCCCTGATTGGGGCGCGCGGCGCCGGAAAAACGACCTTAGCCGCGCAGCACTTCAAACCGGAGGAAGTGGCCAGCGCGCCGCCAGCACACTCCGCCCAGGACGGCGACCTGCTCGCTCCCCTGCTCCAGGTGGCCAGCACACGGCTGGCCCAGGGAGAACTTGCCGTGGTGGACGCGCCACTGGTGCGCCCGCATGACCGGCGGCGTGTGCTGGATCTGGCCCGGCAGCACGACGTGGCGGCGGTGGCGGTGGTGCTGGACCTGCCACGCGCGCTGCTGACCCAGCGTCTCGGACCCGAAGGTGACCCGGCCGCGCTGGCGGCCGAAGTGACCGAGCTGCACCGAACCCTGCACGGCCTGGAGAAAGAAGGTTTCCGCCGGGTCTGGGTGCTGCGGAGTGTGCAGGACGTCAGGCAGGTCAGGATGCGGCGCGTGCCATTGGCGCCAGACCGGCGCGTCCTGGAGGGTCCTTTCGACATTATCGGGGACGTTCACGGCTGCCTGCCGGAACTGCGGAGTCTGCTGGAGCGGCTGGGCTACACCAGCGGGCCCGGCGCAACGGGGTCGGGCATGAGTCCACCCGAGGGCCGCCGGGCCGTGTTTCTGGGCGATCTGGTGGACCGTGGTCCCGACAGTGCCGGGGTGCTGAGGCTGGCCATGGACATGGTCCAGGCCGGCTCGGCCCTGTGTCTGCCCGGCAACCACGAGGAGAAGCTGCTGCGCGCCCTGAACGGCAAGGCGGTACGGGCGCTGCATGGGCTGGACGTCACGCTCAAGCAGCTGCACGCGGCTGGCGAGGGCTTCCGCTCGGAGGTGCGGGCTTTCGTGCAGGGGCAGCCCAGCCACCTGCTGCTCGACGGGGGACGGCTGGTGGTGGCGCACGCCGGTCTGCCCGAGCACTTTCACGGGCGGGTCTCGGGCCGGGTCCGCAGCTTTGCGCTGTACGGTGACACCGACGGCCGGGTGGATGAAACCGGACTGCCGGTTCGGCGAGACTGGGCCCGCCATTACCAGGGAGACGCGCTGGTGGTCTACGGCCACACGCCTGTCACGGCGCCCCGCTGGCTTAACGGTACCGTGAACATCGATACCGGCTGCGCGTTCGGCGGTTATCTCACGGCCCTGCGCTACCCGGAGCTGGAAACCGTCAGCGTTCCGGCCCAGGAGCAGTACGCGGTGCCGGGCCGCCCACTGCTGGACGCGGGCTTGCTGATCCGCTGA
- a CDS encoding VanW family protein, giving the protein MLPALSRALLLGTLLLGAHVAAQGIPVLPPATPAPQPVPTPPPPADPAPPVDPAPIEPAPVEPAPVQPPPADPAPADPVPGPPAKPVTPARPAPQPSGPLLINVEAQWPALVNGKKTTVPFTRTLTIPGSRVAALRQRGVITPSLEADLAAFIKGLPTQPQDARFEEQWDGWALVQRNGLKVDAAKTRQSLLTALKNPKGVKATVVISGQVAPNRTLDYFASRGITAHLGSGETNYYGSSAARMTNIHVGAASFKDRLFEGKTFSFSQMIGPISTRSGYVTGLVIAGERTASGVGGGICQVSTTVFRTLYKAGLPVVERRNHSYQVHYYDPQGLDATIYQPSQDLRFANDTGGALWFQADWDDKESRLSVHVFGKARDYTVEVAAPRTLSTTPSPKDRLIQDATLSAGQRKQVDWAAPGAVIEVTRKFMRDGKAFKQDTLRSQYRPWPNIFLVGTKS; this is encoded by the coding sequence ATGCTTCCTGCCCTCTCCCGCGCCCTGCTGCTGGGAACACTGCTGCTGGGCGCACACGTCGCTGCTCAGGGCATTCCGGTACTGCCCCCTGCGACCCCAGCGCCCCAGCCTGTACCCACCCCTCCTCCGCCTGCCGACCCGGCGCCCCCTGTTGACCCTGCCCCCATTGAACCCGCTCCCGTGGAGCCGGCGCCGGTCCAGCCCCCGCCTGCCGACCCGGCTCCCGCTGACCCTGTACCCGGCCCCCCTGCCAAGCCTGTCACCCCGGCCCGGCCCGCTCCCCAACCCTCAGGGCCGCTGCTGATCAACGTGGAGGCCCAGTGGCCGGCGCTGGTCAACGGCAAGAAGACCACGGTGCCGTTCACTCGGACCCTGACTATCCCCGGGAGCCGCGTTGCGGCGCTGCGTCAGCGTGGAGTCATCACCCCAAGTCTGGAGGCCGACCTCGCCGCCTTTATCAAGGGGTTGCCCACCCAGCCACAGGACGCGCGCTTCGAGGAGCAGTGGGATGGCTGGGCCCTGGTGCAGCGCAACGGCCTGAAGGTGGACGCCGCCAAGACACGACAGAGCCTCCTGACTGCACTGAAAAATCCGAAAGGCGTCAAGGCCACCGTGGTGATCAGTGGTCAGGTGGCACCCAATCGCACGCTGGACTACTTTGCTTCGCGGGGTATAACCGCGCATCTGGGCAGCGGCGAAACCAACTACTACGGCAGCAGCGCAGCCCGCATGACCAACATCCACGTGGGCGCAGCCAGCTTCAAGGACCGCCTGTTTGAGGGCAAGACGTTTTCCTTCAGCCAGATGATTGGACCGATCAGCACCCGCAGCGGCTACGTCACGGGACTGGTTATCGCCGGCGAGCGTACCGCCAGCGGCGTGGGCGGCGGCATCTGTCAGGTCAGCACCACCGTCTTCCGCACGCTGTACAAGGCCGGACTGCCGGTGGTGGAACGGCGAAATCACTCCTATCAGGTGCACTACTACGATCCCCAGGGCCTGGACGCCACCATCTACCAGCCCAGTCAGGACCTGCGCTTTGCCAACGACACAGGCGGCGCCCTGTGGTTCCAGGCAGACTGGGACGACAAGGAATCCCGGCTGAGCGTGCATGTGTTCGGCAAGGCCCGCGACTACACCGTGGAAGTCGCTGCGCCGCGCACCCTGAGCACCACTCCCTCGCCCAAGGACCGGCTGATTCAGGACGCGACCCTCAGCGCCGGTCAGCGCAAACAGGTGGACTGGGCCGCGCCGGGTGCCGTCATTGAGGTCACCCGGAAATTCATGCGTGACGGCAAGGCGTTCAAGCAGGACACGCTGCGCAGTCAGTATCGACCCTGGCCCAACATTTTCCTGGTCGGCACGAAGTCCTGA
- a CDS encoding phosphoribosylanthranilate isomerase, protein MKVKVCGTTSVHDALLSAEAGADALGFIFAPVSRRLVTAGVAREAGLSVGPAVARVGVFLNQGLDEVLRLSEAARVSAVQIHGPVSSLYLEQLAAYYPVLRVLRPADLAQEQGVWRGRGRVTLMLDAPEPGGGQPLDWAGLRTQFPAGAWLAGGLGPQNVAEAIRVLGPAGVDAVSRLEVQPGVKNPDAVRAFVRAAKQAAGQSYPQ, encoded by the coding sequence GTGAAGGTTAAGGTGTGCGGCACCACCAGTGTGCACGACGCGCTGCTGAGTGCCGAGGCCGGCGCCGACGCCCTGGGGTTTATCTTCGCGCCGGTCAGCCGGCGGCTGGTCACGGCCGGGGTCGCCCGCGAGGCCGGGCTGAGCGTGGGCCCCGCCGTGGCGCGGGTGGGTGTCTTCCTCAATCAGGGCCTGGACGAGGTCCTGCGGCTCTCGGAAGCGGCGCGGGTCTCGGCAGTGCAGATTCACGGCCCGGTGTCAAGTCTTTACCTGGAGCAGCTGGCTGCGTATTATCCCGTTCTGCGTGTGTTGCGCCCCGCTGATCTGGCGCAGGAGCAAGGCGTGTGGAGAGGCCGCGGCCGCGTAACGCTGATGCTGGACGCGCCGGAGCCTGGGGGCGGTCAGCCCCTGGACTGGGCCGGACTGCGGACGCAGTTTCCGGCAGGTGCCTGGCTCGCCGGTGGGCTCGGGCCCCAGAACGTGGCGGAGGCCATCCGGGTGCTGGGACCCGCCGGGGTGGACGCAGTCAGCCGCCTGGAAGTTCAGCCCGGAGTCAAGAATCCGGATGCCGTGCGGGCCTTTGTGAGAGCGGCAAAACAGGCCGCCGGGCAAAGTTATCCACAGTGA
- a CDS encoding ArsR/SmtB family transcription factor: protein MSAPESPVTITDARAAAFLVNPCCRRFLEPFLDRECTVARAAAELGEDTNATLYRVKQMVRLGLLHAVREEPRRGRPVKIYRSVGARLFVPYTATPAVDLLEVLVQERHTHEKQFQTAMLEVMRRAHSEEGWGMLLYREGEGVYGYDTVSGQEPWHSLSPHEPAVLDYTLKTRPLTHTQAKALQRELLEVLARHSRAASGTDGAPYLVRLALAPLPPDPEVDR, encoded by the coding sequence GTGTCGGCACCTGAGAGCCCGGTCACCATCACGGACGCCAGGGCCGCGGCCTTCCTGGTAAACCCCTGCTGCCGAAGGTTCCTCGAACCGTTTCTGGACCGCGAGTGCACCGTGGCGCGCGCAGCGGCAGAACTCGGGGAGGACACAAACGCCACGCTGTACCGCGTGAAGCAGATGGTCCGGCTTGGCCTGTTGCACGCCGTTCGCGAGGAACCCCGGCGGGGGCGGCCCGTAAAGATCTACCGTTCAGTCGGCGCCCGCCTGTTCGTGCCTTACACGGCCACGCCCGCCGTGGACCTGCTTGAAGTGCTGGTGCAGGAACGGCATACGCACGAAAAGCAGTTTCAGACAGCCATGCTGGAGGTGATGCGCCGCGCCCACTCCGAGGAGGGCTGGGGCATGCTGCTGTACCGCGAGGGCGAGGGCGTGTACGGCTATGACACGGTCAGCGGACAGGAGCCCTGGCATTCCCTGAGTCCACATGAGCCGGCCGTGCTGGACTACACCCTGAAAACGCGCCCGCTCACACATACCCAGGCCAAAGCGCTGCAGCGCGAACTGCTGGAAGTTCTGGCGCGTCATTCCCGGGCTGCCTCGGGGACGGACGGGGCTCCCTATCTGGTGCGCCTGGCTCTGGCGCCGCTGCCTCCTGACCCGGAGGTGGACAGGTAG
- a CDS encoding YpdA family putative bacillithiol disulfide reductase, with product MSGLVDVAIIGAGPVGLAAAIACKRAGLSYVVLEKGCVVNAIFEYPTYMTFFTTAPELEIGNHPMVTGHDKPDRRDALMYYRLVTQREALNVEQYTEVTGIHAAPAGFTVQVEKRDGYSGVVEARRVVVATGYYDNPMPLGIPGEDSDNVSHYYTEAHPFMGLNVTVIGAGNSAADAALDLWRGGANVTMVVRAPELKSTIKYWVRPDLENRIREGSITAHYNSRVVEIHPDLVRVQDQDGTTWDLPTHFTFALTGYRPDLSFLSGLGLAQHPDECLVLSDHYESSVPGLFVAGSAGFAGRTNQVFIENGRFHADVAVAEIVRQLGAGALQQG from the coding sequence ATGAGCGGTCTGGTAGATGTTGCGATTATCGGTGCGGGCCCGGTGGGCCTGGCGGCAGCCATTGCCTGCAAGCGTGCAGGCCTGAGTTATGTGGTGCTGGAAAAGGGCTGCGTGGTCAACGCCATTTTCGAGTACCCCACCTACATGACCTTTTTCACCACTGCCCCGGAGCTGGAAATCGGCAACCATCCGATGGTGACGGGGCACGACAAGCCCGACCGGCGTGACGCCCTGATGTACTACCGGCTGGTGACCCAGCGCGAGGCGCTGAATGTCGAGCAGTACACCGAGGTCACGGGAATCCACGCGGCTCCGGCGGGCTTTACGGTGCAGGTCGAGAAGCGTGACGGGTACAGCGGGGTGGTCGAAGCCCGCCGGGTGGTGGTGGCCACCGGCTACTACGACAATCCCATGCCTCTGGGTATTCCCGGCGAGGACAGCGACAACGTCAGCCACTACTACACCGAGGCGCACCCCTTCATGGGCCTGAACGTCACGGTGATCGGTGCCGGCAACTCGGCCGCGGACGCCGCGCTGGACCTGTGGCGCGGCGGCGCGAACGTCACCATGGTGGTGCGGGCGCCGGAACTGAAATCGACCATCAAGTACTGGGTGCGCCCGGACCTGGAAAACCGCATCCGGGAAGGCAGCATCACCGCCCATTACAACTCCCGCGTGGTGGAAATCCACCCCGATCTTGTCCGCGTGCAGGACCAGGACGGCACCACCTGGGACCTCCCCACCCACTTCACCTTTGCGCTGACCGGCTACCGGCCGGATCTCTCCTTCCTGTCGGGTCTGGGGCTTGCGCAGCATCCGGACGAGTGTCTGGTGCTTAGCGACCACTACGAAAGCAGCGTGCCTGGCCTGTTCGTGGCCGGCAGCGCCGGATTTGCCGGCAGGACCAATCAGGTGTTCATCGAGAACGGCCGCTTTCATGCCGATGTCGCGGTCGCCGAGATCGTCCGCCAGCTGGGCGCCGGGGCCCTCCAGCAGGGCTGA
- a CDS encoding elongation factor G — MPVRIVSLAAHSGAGKTTLSEALLHRSGAISRAGRVEDGTTQSDHSEEERQHGFSIRTGVLRLQHRDVSITLLDTPGFADFVREIRGGIRAADNVLVVVSATGGVEVGTERVWTTADRFGMPRIVVLSKMDRERAHFAATLADIRATLGGPTVAAYLPDGEGPDFRGLVDVLADEDQLPDGLRSAAAEARSLLTDAIVETDDELMNRYLEGEDIGTEELRAAFYRAVHAGQLYPALPVSATTGVGLDELLDLMVRSLRSAAERGDLTGVDGQTRAPTPEAPFSARVWRVSMDPYVGKVAHVRVWSGTLRAGDTVRNTTRGVELRPAHLYVASGRDLQEVPELSAGMIGVLTKSPDLHTGDTLADPQHPIEYDPMELPDVVYTVALHPQTRQDEDRLGDALTKLLEEDPTLHYSREPQTGEMLLGGMGEMHTTIAVEKLAALGVRVSTTPPQIPYRETIRATAQAQGRHKKQSGGHGQFGDCVVRVQPGSGYHFGSAVVGGAIPGKYLPSIEKGVQDALVKGSLGGFPVQDVHVTVLDGSYHEVDSSDLAFRMAGALAVRNALEQARPVLLEPVMLLRVRAPASFTGDLMSDLQTRRARVQGMEPEGSVFTISAVVPQSELQTYNADLRSLTGDRGAYSVKPFGYQEVPEHLSKKVIEERRAAQA, encoded by the coding sequence ATGCCCGTTCGTATTGTCAGTCTCGCGGCGCACAGCGGCGCCGGAAAAACCACGCTCAGTGAAGCCCTGCTGCACCGCAGCGGGGCCATTTCACGCGCCGGACGGGTCGAGGACGGCACGACCCAGAGCGACCACAGCGAGGAGGAACGTCAGCACGGCTTTTCGATCCGCACCGGTGTGCTGCGCCTGCAGCACCGGGACGTCAGCATCACCCTGCTGGACACGCCGGGCTTCGCGGATTTCGTGCGTGAGATCCGCGGCGGGATCCGTGCAGCCGACAATGTGCTGGTGGTGGTCAGTGCCACCGGTGGGGTAGAAGTGGGCACCGAGCGGGTCTGGACCACCGCCGACCGCTTCGGCATGCCGCGCATCGTGGTGCTCAGCAAGATGGACCGCGAGCGTGCGCATTTTGCCGCGACGCTGGCAGACATCCGCGCGACCCTGGGGGGGCCGACGGTGGCCGCCTACCTGCCCGACGGCGAGGGCCCCGATTTCCGTGGGTTGGTGGACGTGCTGGCCGACGAGGATCAGCTGCCGGACGGGCTGCGCAGCGCTGCGGCCGAGGCCCGCTCACTGCTGACGGACGCCATCGTGGAAACCGACGACGAACTGATGAACCGCTACCTGGAAGGCGAGGACATCGGGACCGAAGAACTGCGTGCCGCGTTCTACCGCGCCGTGCACGCCGGACAGCTGTACCCGGCCCTGCCGGTCAGCGCCACCACCGGCGTGGGCCTGGACGAACTGCTGGACCTGATGGTCCGCAGCCTGCGCAGCGCGGCTGAACGGGGAGACCTGACCGGTGTGGACGGTCAGACCCGCGCGCCCACCCCCGAGGCGCCCTTCAGCGCCCGGGTCTGGCGCGTCAGCATGGATCCGTACGTGGGCAAGGTGGCGCACGTACGGGTCTGGAGCGGCACCCTGCGCGCCGGTGACACGGTGCGCAACACCACCCGCGGCGTCGAACTGCGTCCCGCCCACCTGTATGTCGCCAGCGGCCGGGACCTGCAGGAGGTTCCTGAGCTCAGCGCCGGCATGATCGGCGTGCTGACCAAGAGCCCGGACCTGCACACCGGTGACACCCTGGCCGACCCGCAGCATCCCATCGAATACGATCCGATGGAACTGCCCGACGTCGTGTACACGGTGGCCCTGCACCCCCAGACCCGCCAGGACGAGGACCGTCTGGGAGACGCGCTGACCAAGCTGCTGGAAGAAGACCCCACGCTGCACTACAGCCGCGAACCACAGACCGGCGAAATGCTTCTGGGCGGCATGGGCGAGATGCACACCACCATCGCGGTGGAAAAGCTGGCGGCCCTGGGGGTCAGGGTCAGCACCACCCCGCCGCAGATTCCGTATCGCGAAACCATCCGCGCCACCGCGCAGGCCCAGGGCCGGCACAAGAAGCAGTCAGGTGGGCACGGCCAGTTCGGAGACTGCGTGGTGCGGGTGCAGCCGGGAAGCGGCTACCACTTCGGCAGCGCGGTGGTGGGCGGGGCCATTCCGGGCAAATACCTGCCCAGTATCGAAAAAGGGGTGCAGGATGCCCTGGTCAAGGGGAGCCTGGGCGGTTTTCCGGTGCAGGACGTGCATGTCACCGTGCTGGACGGCAGCTACCACGAGGTGGACAGCAGCGATCTGGCCTTCCGCATGGCCGGAGCCCTGGCCGTGCGCAACGCCCTGGAGCAGGCCAGGCCCGTGCTGCTGGAGCCCGTCATGCTGCTGCGGGTCCGGGCACCGGCGTCCTTTACCGGCGACCTGATGAGCGACCTGCAGACCCGCCGCGCCCGGGTCCAGGGCATGGAACCCGAAGGCAGCGTCTTTACCATCAGTGCCGTGGTGCCGCAGTCGGAATTGCAGACCTACAACGCCGACCTGCGCAGCCTGACCGGGGACCGCGGCGCCTATTCGGTCAAACCCTTCGGCTACCAGGAGGTCCCCGAGCATCTGTCCAAGAAAGTAATTGAGGAACGCCGCGCGGCGCAGGCGTGA
- a CDS encoding serine hydrolase domain-containing protein, whose translation MSHQFTTPPDLATDLTAISQEYRLPGLAWAVSPVDGPVLAGATGQQRTDRQAKVTVHDRLHLGSCTKPMTASMLATLIPDRLQWDLRLADVFPPGEIHEAYHDATLAYLLAHYAGLPPFDEDHQFLAAPEPRGSQAQQRDTFARWALKQEPAVLPGTYLYSNAGVGVAAVVAERITGRTWEELMHERLFAPLELPSAGFGWPGRTHTAEPWGHQWVDGAWTPHDPNGTYQLHPGIGPAGDVYMSILDFAVFAREHLRGLLGSGRLLDQDSYRRIHAPFLPGGQSGLGWGVSTYRGRQASTHSGSAETFLALIVVLPDEGHAFVAVTNAAGGSADAGTRAALSHLVGRFTGARVGT comes from the coding sequence ATGTCTCACCAGTTCACCACGCCACCAGATCTTGCCACCGACCTTACTGCGATCTCGCAGGAGTACCGCCTGCCTGGGCTGGCATGGGCTGTCTCCCCTGTGGACGGCCCTGTCCTGGCCGGAGCCACAGGCCAGCAGCGCACCGACCGGCAGGCAAAGGTGACCGTGCATGACCGGCTGCACCTTGGCTCGTGCACGAAGCCCATGACTGCCAGCATGCTGGCCACCCTCATTCCGGACCGGCTGCAGTGGGATCTGCGCCTCGCGGACGTTTTTCCGCCAGGCGAGATACATGAGGCTTATCACGACGCGACGCTGGCCTACCTTCTTGCCCACTACGCGGGGCTTCCACCTTTCGACGAGGACCATCAGTTCCTTGCCGCTCCGGAGCCACGTGGCTCCCAGGCGCAGCAACGCGACACGTTTGCACGCTGGGCGCTGAAGCAGGAACCTGCCGTACTGCCCGGTACATACCTGTACTCCAACGCCGGCGTGGGGGTGGCCGCGGTCGTTGCCGAGCGTATTACAGGACGCACCTGGGAGGAGCTGATGCATGAGCGGCTCTTCGCCCCGCTGGAACTGCCCAGCGCAGGCTTCGGCTGGCCAGGGCGAACCCATACCGCCGAACCGTGGGGGCACCAGTGGGTAGACGGTGCGTGGACCCCGCACGATCCGAACGGCACCTACCAGCTGCACCCTGGGATTGGCCCTGCCGGTGACGTGTACATGAGCATCCTGGATTTCGCGGTGTTCGCGCGTGAACACCTCCGCGGCTTGCTGGGCAGCGGCCGCCTGCTTGACCAGGACAGTTACCGCCGGATTCACGCGCCGTTCCTGCCCGGCGGTCAGTCCGGGCTGGGCTGGGGTGTGAGCACCTACCGTGGCAGGCAGGCCAGCACCCACTCGGGAAGCGCCGAGACCTTCCTGGCACTGATCGTCGTGCTGCCCGATGAAGGGCACGCTTTCGTGGCTGTCACGAATGCCGCGGGCGGAAGCGCGGATGCCGGAACCCGCGCGGCACTCAGTCATCTTGTTGGCAGGTTCACGGGGGCGCGTGTCGGCACCTGA
- a CDS encoding VOC family protein, with the protein MRLNYVSFVVTDMSAALAFYRTLGLPVPADADFTQGHVEIEAGGLRIAWETEALLRQLNPEWSPPSGSGRVAVAVQADDPAGVDDAVSRVRAAGY; encoded by the coding sequence ATGCGACTGAACTACGTGAGCTTTGTCGTCACGGATATGTCGGCGGCCCTGGCTTTCTACCGGACTCTGGGGCTCCCTGTGCCCGCCGATGCTGACTTCACCCAGGGCCACGTGGAAATCGAGGCCGGTGGTCTGCGCATAGCCTGGGAAACCGAGGCGCTGCTGCGTCAGCTCAATCCGGAGTGGAGCCCACCCTCTGGCAGTGGCCGGGTCGCGGTGGCGGTGCAGGCCGACGACCCGGCGGGGGTGGATGACGCCGTAAGCCGTGTCCGGGCTGCCGGATACTAG